In the genome of Mytilus edulis chromosome 3, xbMytEdul2.2, whole genome shotgun sequence, one region contains:
- the LOC139514663 gene encoding uncharacterized protein: MNDFGTVLAFLIFLKSVFIPTEVQCTRIVLAISNGTGIGLFNLWHLSNVSCGTVNDDFFRSDIIDRFRPDISCPYQLFLTMNTADGTRKKSTKYLTNVTLEKTLEGGSIFDAPGTFPTPHVSSVHTADGFEFKLADPTGRYLYFGILKPSNNTEVVYYTNNTGYDLTNGLPLTTDIVKVEIIASFWNESCNEVTLESPVDVATCNEPPTVTASLSYIEAVYHDNITLQCTVNSVIPIIESFWNTVTQGQIDVVISSTMDMTSNHESVTFAHTGIYRCCVANKLHFKECDQILVNVTGGIPQVTTTSLSTTRNTSESVTFDCSVTASPSVTKFYWRKRVSGVDSVISTTDSRFTIAGLTAPSLTVTNLQEADAGEYFCVASNAIGEGTSTGITLTVISQNTDLCPCSCEYRSKVDYWASHNVTNMTYDEIVVWLQPKIKELEKTLTVDKSNLSSIINKRISMKDDRPSARSIGYIGIVILSVVFVLILSIDVSSITRHTQNIKRLWGVKK, translated from the exons TCCAGTGTACTAGAATAGTACTAGCAATCTCCAACGGAACAGGAATAGGATTATTCAACCTATGGCATTTGTCAAATGTTTCTTGTGGAACTGTAAATGATGATTTTTTCCGCAGTGATATCATTGATAGATTTCGACCAGATATCAGCTGCCCTTATCag TTATTTTTGACAATGAATACAGCAGATGGAACAAGGAAGAAATCgacaaaatatttgacaaatgtAACATTGGAGAAGACTTTAGAAGGTGGTTCCATATTCGACGCACCAGGGACCTTTCCAACTCCGCATGTATCATCAGTTCA CACTGCGGATGGTTTTGAATTTAAATTAGCCGATCCTACTGGCAGATACTTGTATTTTGGTATTTTAAAACCTTCAAACAATACTGAAGTGGTATATTATACCAATAATACAGGTTACGACCTAACAA atGGATTGCCACTGACTACGGACATTGTAAAGGTGGAAATAATAGCCTCGTTTTGGA ATGAAAGTTGTAATGAGGTAACTTTGGAATCACCAGTAGATGTCGCCACCTGTAACG AGCCACCTACAGTCACTGCCAGTTTATCTTATATTGAAGCCGTATACCATGATAACATCACTTTACAGTGTACCGTTAACAGTGTTATTCCAATTATTGAATCATTCTGGAACACTGTAACACAAGGACAGATTGATGTTGTTATCAGTAGTACCATGGATATGACTTCAAATCATGAAAGTGTAACATTTGCTCATACAGGAATTTACAGATGTTGTGTTGCCAACAAGCTTCATTTCAAAGAATGCGATCAAATACTGGTAAACGTGACAGGAG GTATTCCACAAGTGACCACGACTTCATTATCAACAACTCGGAATACAAGTGAGTCAGTTACCTTCGATTGTTCTGTCACAGCTTCGCCTAGTGTTACCAAATTTTATTGGAGGAAACGAGTTAGCGGAGTAGATTCAGTAATTTCAACAACAGACAGTAGATTTACTATAGCAGGATTGACAGCACCTTCCTTGACTGTCACAAATCTACAAGAAGCTGATGCTGGAGAATATTTTTGTGTTGCGTCAAATGCAATTGGAGAAGGTACAAGTACAGGGATAACATTAACTGTTATTTCACAAAATACAG ATTTATGTCCATGTTCGTGTGAATACCGATCTAAAGTAGACTACTGGGCATCACACAATGTTACCAATATGACATACGATGAAATAGTTGTCTGGTTGCAGCCAAAAATTAAAGAATTGGAGAAGACTTTGACAGTTGATAAATCCAACCTATCATCTATAATTAACAAACGAATAAGTATGAAAGACGATCGTCCATCAGCCAGAAGTATCGGATATATCGGGATTGTTATATTGTccgttgtttttgttttgatattgtcAATCGATGTATCATCGATCACAAGACATACACAAAATATTAAACGATTATGGGGAGTAAAAAAGTGA